The following are encoded together in the Desulfomonilaceae bacterium genome:
- a CDS encoding CoA-binding protein: MSDFEEHPLYRIMHPRSIAFWGASSNSMSMGSIQLANLLSMGFEGAVYPIHPKEPEILGLKAYSKIGDVPETVDLAIFVLPTKVVPGVLEECGQAGVKRAIIVSAGFSEKEGPEGKEMQDQLVRTAKKYGITFIGPNCIGAVNPSLNLNTTFFPYEATPGFIGMASESGSFITQMFVHLAKFGIGFSQGFSLGNEAMIDLADCLEYLAQCPTTKVIALYVEGIRRGRHFVEVARRVSRIKPIVAFYVGGSEAGRRAGQSHTGAMAGPDRLYDGIFRQCGIVRARSIEELFDFCYVLGSQPLPRGNKIGILTHSGGPGAAAADSAERAGLKLAKLTPETQEALAKLVPGTASVKNPVDLTFTRNHGDYMEILPKVLLKDEQVDLLFIYCLMPQHRVMTVVLGSGMASISASEFAENYIRDQSVAAASAAADSGKPVAGGSFCDRSELFVKELQDHGLPVLPSPERAVTALGALYRYANWRKIFS, translated from the coding sequence ATGAGTGATTTCGAAGAACACCCCTTGTACAGAATAATGCATCCGAGAAGTATAGCCTTTTGGGGAGCGTCCAGCAATTCCATGTCTATGGGCAGTATTCAACTTGCCAATCTTCTTTCGATGGGATTCGAAGGGGCTGTTTATCCCATCCATCCAAAAGAACCCGAAATACTTGGGTTGAAGGCCTATTCAAAGATAGGAGACGTTCCGGAAACTGTGGATCTGGCCATATTCGTCCTCCCAACGAAGGTCGTCCCGGGAGTTCTTGAGGAATGCGGACAAGCCGGCGTAAAGCGGGCGATTATTGTTTCCGCAGGCTTCTCTGAAAAAGAAGGTCCTGAAGGAAAGGAAATGCAGGATCAACTTGTGCGTACAGCCAAGAAATACGGAATCACGTTCATTGGGCCAAATTGTATTGGCGCTGTGAATCCCAGTTTAAATCTTAATACGACATTTTTTCCGTATGAGGCCACGCCGGGATTCATAGGAATGGCTTCAGAAAGTGGAAGTTTCATAACCCAAATGTTTGTGCACCTGGCTAAATTCGGCATTGGCTTCAGTCAGGGTTTCAGTCTTGGTAACGAAGCCATGATCGACCTTGCCGACTGCCTGGAGTATCTGGCCCAATGTCCCACAACGAAAGTGATCGCATTGTACGTGGAGGGGATTAGAAGAGGCAGACATTTTGTCGAGGTGGCGAGGAGAGTCTCCAGGATCAAGCCGATTGTAGCCTTTTATGTTGGAGGCTCTGAAGCCGGCCGTCGCGCCGGGCAGTCCCACACCGGGGCCATGGCGGGCCCTGACCGGCTTTACGATGGGATCTTTCGCCAGTGTGGAATTGTTCGCGCCCGATCTATTGAGGAACTTTTCGATTTTTGTTACGTGCTCGGATCACAACCATTACCTCGCGGGAACAAAATCGGAATATTGACTCACTCGGGCGGACCCGGGGCCGCGGCTGCGGACAGCGCTGAAAGAGCGGGCCTGAAATTGGCGAAGTTGACTCCAGAAACCCAGGAGGCTTTAGCCAAGTTGGTACCGGGCACGGCCAGCGTAAAGAACCCGGTTGATCTCACTTTTACAAGGAATCACGGCGATTACATGGAAATTTTGCCTAAGGTCCTCTTGAAGGATGAGCAGGTAGACCTGCTTTTTATATACTGTTTGATGCCTCAGCACCGTGTCATGACGGTAGTGCTGGGATCGGGCATGGCTTCAATCAGCGCCTCGGAATTCGCTGAAAACTACATTAGAGACCAAAGTGTGGCGGCTGCCTCTGCGGCTGCGGATTCCGGAAAACCAGTGGCGGGAGGCTCGTTTTGCGATCGTTCAGAGTTGTTCGTAAAGGAGTTGCAGGACCACGGCCTACCGGTTTTGCCAAGTCCTGAACGAGCGGTCACAGCCCTCGGAGCCCTTTATAGATACGCAAACTGGCGAAAAATCTTTTCATAG
- a CDS encoding glycosyltransferase family 2 protein — translation MPQNIHPLNLSVIIVNRNTSSLLRDCLTKFLQSDLEIPSQIIVVDNGSTDNSIEMIRTNFPDVTLIEAGRNLGFAAANNRGFSMSDGEFILLLNTDALVEKDCVSTMLALAASDDQIALVGPQLLNSDGTKQTSFEATPTLLTETTNRSLLKRLFPKRYPGKTENLVKPKDVETLIGAVMLVRRKAFDEVGGFDPGYFFFFEETDLAVRLRKAGWRVVHEPRAKAVHLQGGSAKSHPAPARIEFYRSRYIFFEKLYGKVAKNFLKSVIMVNVTLNVFVYGLFIVLTLGQAKSVRQKFQVRLALYAWHFRGCPDGYGLPRD, via the coding sequence ATGCCGCAGAATATTCACCCCCTCAATCTATCAGTAATAATCGTTAACAGAAACACATCCTCTCTGCTACGTGACTGTCTCACAAAATTTCTGCAATCGGACCTTGAAATTCCATCTCAGATTATAGTCGTTGATAATGGTTCTACGGATAATTCGATCGAAATGATAAGGACAAACTTTCCGGATGTGACATTGATTGAGGCCGGAAGGAATTTAGGGTTCGCCGCAGCCAACAATCGGGGCTTTTCCATGAGCGACGGTGAGTTTATCCTGTTACTCAACACAGACGCCCTGGTTGAAAAAGATTGTGTTTCAACAATGTTGGCCCTGGCTGCATCGGATGATCAAATAGCGCTTGTTGGTCCTCAACTGCTGAATAGTGACGGCACGAAACAGACATCTTTTGAGGCCACTCCTACGTTGTTGACGGAAACCACCAACAGAAGCCTGCTTAAGCGTCTTTTTCCGAAACGCTATCCCGGAAAAACTGAAAACCTTGTCAAACCCAAGGATGTAGAGACCCTTATCGGCGCCGTGATGCTGGTGAGACGAAAAGCTTTTGATGAAGTTGGCGGATTTGATCCAGGCTATTTTTTCTTTTTCGAGGAAACAGACCTGGCGGTCAGGTTGCGCAAGGCAGGTTGGCGAGTGGTTCATGAGCCGCGAGCAAAAGCCGTTCATTTACAGGGAGGCTCAGCAAAGTCCCATCCTGCGCCTGCTAGAATAGAGTTTTACCGGTCCCGTTATATTTTCTTCGAAAAGCTTTACGGCAAAGTCGCCAAGAATTTTCTCAAGTCGGTCATAATGGTCAATGTGACATTGAATGTGTTTGTCTACGGTTTGTTCATTGTTTTAACACTGGGGCAGGCAAAAAGCGTTCGTCAAAAATTTCAGGTCCGGCTAGCCCTGTACGCATGGCATTTTAGAGGTTGCCCGGATGGGTATGGCCTTCCCCGGGATTAA
- the moaA gene encoding GTP 3',8-cyclase MoaA — protein sequence MPDKLVDLHGRTIDYLRISITDLCNFRCIYCRPPQGVKLVSHKDILRYEEILRIVTAAKNLGIRKIRVTGGEPLVRRGVLSFIARLTSELGFEDVALTTNGSRLLEMAEGLRRAGLKRVNVSLDTLRRDCFHAITGADELENVLGGIDKLLDIGFHPIKLNVVLLKGVNESDVPDFVRLAIDRPIDVRFIERMPFGAEVAPPGSPDSFSALEALRSIEKSFGKLEPLERSTLDGPAKMYKVQGALGRIGVIDPITGHFCGTCNRLRLTARGALRPCLLSPAEIDMKSLLRTSPEDCEIEDFIRRAVFAKPASRFSNVENMNVGMNVIGG from the coding sequence ATGCCAGACAAGCTTGTAGATCTTCACGGTCGAACAATCGATTATTTACGAATATCAATTACCGATCTCTGCAATTTCAGGTGCATTTACTGTAGACCTCCTCAAGGGGTCAAACTTGTATCCCACAAAGATATCCTGCGATATGAAGAAATCCTTAGGATTGTGACTGCAGCGAAAAATCTTGGTATTCGAAAGATTAGGGTTACCGGCGGTGAACCGCTGGTCAGGCGAGGAGTACTCAGCTTTATTGCAAGGTTAACCTCTGAACTCGGATTTGAAGATGTAGCCTTGACAACAAACGGGTCAAGACTGTTAGAGATGGCCGAGGGACTTAGGAGGGCCGGCCTTAAACGGGTGAATGTCAGTCTTGACACTCTGAGAAGAGATTGCTTCCACGCCATAACAGGGGCTGATGAGTTGGAAAATGTTCTGGGAGGTATTGATAAGCTTCTCGACATAGGATTTCATCCGATCAAGCTTAATGTAGTCCTACTCAAGGGCGTCAATGAATCTGATGTGCCTGATTTCGTGCGGTTAGCGATAGATAGACCCATCGACGTAAGATTCATTGAAAGGATGCCGTTTGGAGCCGAAGTGGCGCCTCCCGGTTCGCCTGATTCGTTCAGCGCGTTGGAAGCTTTGAGGTCTATTGAGAAATCTTTCGGCAAACTTGAACCTCTCGAAAGATCGACGTTGGACGGCCCGGCCAAAATGTATAAGGTTCAGGGAGCCTTAGGAAGAATAGGGGTTATCGATCCGATTACAGGGCACTTTTGTGGAACCTGCAATCGTTTGAGATTAACCGCGCGAGGCGCATTGAGGCCATGTCTTTTGAGCCCGGCCGAAATTGATATGAAATCATTGTTGAGAACGTCTCCGGAGGATTGTGAAATCGAAGACTTTATAAGACGGGCTGTTTTTGCAAAGCCGGCAAGTCGATTTTCCAATGTTGAGAATATGAATGTCGGAATGAATGTAATCGGCGGTTAA
- the thiD gene encoding bifunctional hydroxymethylpyrimidine kinase/phosphomethylpyrimidine kinase, whose product MKKVLSIAGSDSGGGAGIQADLKTILSLGAYGMSVITALTAQNTLGAHAIKLVDPDFVAKQIDVVLTDIGADSVKTGMLGNGDIVEAVVDQLIKHKVENLVVDPVMVSKSGSILLDETGKQAMVEKLFPICYLLTPNIPEAEIFLDNKIETVSDMKKAAKKLQKMGPKYVLVKGGHLKDAPVDVLHDGVQDYEFQTLRVRTRHTHGTGCTLSAAIATMIARKMPMMECIDKAKRMLYRALRFSLGIGKGIGPLNHYASIAREIARTQVIEELDKALERLKRLNIGHLIPEVQSNLAFAIPYAETVNDVASFPGRIVRLVNTIDTLKGAKFGASRQIHHLLLAAMEYDHDRRSAMTVAYSESLVKRIRTLGFEVAEFDRKRTPPDLQQEEGSTLAWGVQDVMEELGRVPDAIFDRGALGKVPLIRLFGKDPSSIVDLVARL is encoded by the coding sequence ATGAAAAAGGTTCTTTCAATAGCCGGTTCTGATTCCGGAGGTGGAGCGGGAATACAAGCTGATCTTAAGACCATATTGTCCCTCGGCGCTTATGGTATGAGCGTTATTACGGCCCTAACCGCTCAAAACACTCTGGGCGCGCACGCAATCAAGCTTGTTGATCCTGATTTTGTCGCGAAACAGATCGATGTAGTGCTTACTGACATAGGCGCCGATAGTGTGAAAACCGGTATGCTTGGCAATGGAGACATTGTCGAAGCGGTTGTGGATCAACTTATAAAACACAAAGTTGAAAACCTGGTAGTGGATCCTGTAATGGTCTCAAAGTCCGGGTCGATCCTTCTCGATGAAACTGGAAAACAGGCCATGGTGGAAAAGCTCTTTCCAATCTGTTACTTGCTGACTCCTAATATTCCCGAGGCGGAAATTTTCCTCGATAATAAGATAGAAACCGTTTCGGATATGAAAAAGGCCGCCAAGAAATTACAGAAGATGGGTCCGAAATATGTGCTCGTAAAAGGAGGACATCTCAAAGACGCCCCTGTCGATGTCCTCCACGATGGCGTCCAGGATTACGAATTCCAGACTCTACGCGTGCGGACGCGTCATACTCATGGGACGGGATGCACGTTATCCGCCGCTATCGCGACGATGATCGCCCGTAAGATGCCGATGATGGAATGTATCGATAAGGCAAAGAGGATGTTATATCGGGCTTTACGGTTTTCATTAGGAATCGGCAAAGGCATAGGGCCCTTAAACCATTACGCGTCTATAGCCAGGGAAATAGCCAGAACGCAGGTCATAGAGGAACTTGATAAAGCGCTCGAGAGGTTGAAGCGCCTCAATATTGGACACTTGATCCCCGAGGTGCAATCAAATCTTGCCTTTGCAATACCATACGCTGAAACAGTCAACGATGTGGCGTCTTTCCCAGGTAGAATAGTGAGGCTCGTGAACACAATTGACACGCTCAAGGGCGCCAAGTTTGGGGCGTCCCGTCAAATTCACCACCTGTTGCTGGCGGCTATGGAATATGATCATGATCGCCGTTCCGCGATGACTGTAGCGTATTCTGAATCGCTGGTTAAACGCATCCGAACACTTGGATTTGAAGTGGCCGAGTTTGATAGAAAGAGAACTCCACCGGATTTACAACAGGAGGAAGGGAGCACCCTTGCGTGGGGAGTGCAGGACGTGATGGAGGAACTTGGAAGGGTTCCGGACGCTATCTTTGATAGAGGAGCCTTAGGCAAGGTGCCTTTGATCAGGTTGTTCGGAAAGGATCCATCTTCTATAGTTGATTTAGTCGCAAGACTATGA
- the rfaE1 gene encoding D-glycero-beta-D-manno-heptose-7-phosphate kinase, which produces MNENLISRMKPASVLVAGDVMVDEYVIGDVERISPESPVPVLLAKDRHRRLGGAGNVVRNVVSMGGNVALFATVGADAAGEWFRKHCAEIGVDTFWLKFERSRPTTIKTRVVARNQQIVRIDEEYVGSMPIEIEKSVLANIRSVTPQVKAVIISDYGKGFLSDSVLRNLFDTARSEGVPSLVDPKGLDFSRYRGATYVTPNIREASVASGIEIKDSQTLEKAGKILLEQTQAEGLVVTRGKDGITLITPRKIQDFPVKPVEIVDVTGAGDTVIATLALAIASGFSVEEAAQMANLAASLVVARFGAASVTLEEMVNSLRNWPQGRKIILRDEMERVVRNHRLQGQSLVFTNGCFDLFHVGHLELLRKASTFGDILIVAVNSDKSVHRIKGAHRPIVSETERLELVSALNFVNYVTTFDEDTPYSLIKEIKPDILVKGRDWEGKKVVGEDVVKGRGGKVQFVDLVSGVSTSSIIDRIVKKGMQNS; this is translated from the coding sequence TTGAACGAGAATTTGATTAGCAGAATGAAGCCGGCGTCTGTACTTGTAGCCGGTGATGTGATGGTCGACGAATATGTCATAGGTGATGTAGAGAGAATTTCCCCAGAATCTCCTGTGCCCGTGCTATTGGCCAAAGATAGACACAGAAGGCTTGGCGGCGCGGGGAACGTCGTGAGAAACGTGGTCTCCATGGGTGGCAATGTAGCCCTTTTTGCGACCGTGGGAGCTGACGCGGCAGGCGAATGGTTCAGGAAACATTGCGCTGAAATTGGGGTAGACACTTTCTGGCTGAAATTCGAGAGGTCCAGACCGACTACCATAAAGACAAGAGTTGTGGCCCGAAACCAGCAAATAGTCAGGATTGACGAAGAATATGTTGGGAGCATGCCCATCGAAATCGAAAAGAGTGTTCTGGCTAACATCAGGTCGGTAACACCACAGGTGAAGGCTGTAATAATCTCGGATTATGGCAAAGGGTTCCTATCTGACTCAGTCCTGAGAAACCTGTTCGATACAGCTCGTTCCGAGGGCGTCCCTTCTCTCGTCGATCCCAAAGGGCTCGACTTCAGCCGGTACAGGGGAGCCACTTATGTCACCCCGAATATTCGAGAGGCCTCCGTCGCATCCGGTATCGAAATAAAAGATAGTCAGACTCTTGAAAAGGCGGGCAAAATCCTTCTTGAACAAACTCAGGCTGAAGGATTGGTCGTCACTCGGGGAAAAGATGGCATCACATTGATCACACCGAGGAAAATTCAGGACTTTCCTGTAAAACCCGTTGAAATAGTTGATGTGACAGGGGCCGGTGACACGGTAATCGCCACTCTCGCCCTGGCTATCGCCAGTGGGTTTTCTGTTGAAGAGGCCGCTCAGATGGCTAATCTTGCGGCTTCACTGGTTGTGGCCCGTTTTGGAGCGGCGTCCGTAACTTTGGAGGAAATGGTCAATTCTTTGAGGAATTGGCCTCAGGGTAGAAAGATAATCCTCAGAGACGAGATGGAAAGAGTGGTTAGAAACCATCGGCTTCAAGGACAATCGCTGGTATTCACAAACGGCTGCTTTGATCTCTTTCACGTCGGTCATCTTGAACTTCTTCGCAAGGCCTCGACCTTTGGAGATATTTTAATAGTAGCTGTGAATTCCGACAAATCCGTCCACAGAATCAAGGGGGCCCATAGACCCATAGTAAGCGAAACAGAACGGCTGGAGCTGGTATCAGCCTTGAACTTCGTAAATTATGTCACCACATTCGATGAAGACACCCCTTACAGTCTGATAAAGGAGATCAAGCCCGACATATTGGTCAAGGGAAGAGACTGGGAGGGAAAAAAGGTAGTCGGCGAAGATGTTGTCAAGGGACGAGGAGGCAAGGTCCAATTCGTGGACCTTGTGAGTGGTGTCTCGACCAGTTCAATAATAGACAGGATTGTCAAAAAAGGTATGCAGAATTCTTGA
- a CDS encoding response regulator yields the protein MQPQEKSKQQLMVELEEIQRKIAEFESSGVDDFDSGMARQQEFLKYSGIMDRLGQAVLVFQDGCVKFAGGACLEITGRSPKQWMASKSIEEHVHPDDLQMLGNLLSRHIRGDETPERHEFRFLDSGNIARWLCADSSVITWEGRTASLFLLTDITDRKNLEEALAACESDAKVLNELFVSQNEQVVVVNSIVSELTRSDTQEQCCSTLASLLSGSLGFEKVIVALKKDDGIFGNIDISGLEMSLGEVGNCLKRDEACKQSLQSGRLLLKSDFRDSGPCCWDDIFCDWTIYPLKGRSEILGVVILDASKTENRDTVGLVLNQAGVILETLGLADSLAKTNEELKRFTNELEEARMAAERANISKSQFLANMSHEIRTPMNGIIGMTELALGTELSGEQKEYLEAVKISGDALLSLINDILDFSKMEAGKFDLMSTDFSLRDCLGNSLSTLASQAHKKKIELAFHVLPETPDNLNGDPGRLRQILVNLIGNAIKFTEKGEVVVRVEPESESEDHVELHFKVTDTGVGIPANQLGKIFRAFEQVDSSSTRVHGGTGLGLTISSQLVELMEGRIWVESKLGVGSVFHFTARFGMASQPVLKPVPREISVLGNVRVLIVDDNATNRTILEETVRSWGMLPTAVADSAEAMAVISEAGVSGQPFSLALVDFMMPGMNGFELVEALSRSKTPNIDKIIMLTSGGQRGDAAKCQELGISAYLMKPIKQSDLMNAILMTMQKSSEAQSPAPLITRHSVREAMRRTNILLAEDNPVNQKLAVKILEKMGHTVTVAENGLKVLDLLEKGAFQIILMDVQMPEMDGFEATRLIREKEKLTGGHIPIIAMTAHAMTGDREWCLAGGMDDYISKPINRNELSERIEKLAGENDACHRNSIACSLTASATNGGKLVDQGAPSTDLLR from the coding sequence ATGCAACCCCAGGAAAAATCGAAACAACAACTCATGGTTGAACTGGAAGAAATACAGCGGAAAATTGCCGAATTTGAATCTTCCGGGGTCGATGACTTTGATTCAGGGATGGCGCGCCAACAAGAGTTTTTAAAATATTCCGGAATAATGGATAGATTAGGTCAAGCCGTCCTTGTCTTTCAGGATGGTTGTGTAAAGTTCGCCGGTGGGGCCTGCCTGGAAATCACAGGACGATCACCCAAGCAATGGATGGCTTCGAAAAGTATTGAGGAGCACGTCCATCCTGATGACCTGCAGATGCTCGGGAATTTGCTATCACGCCATATTCGTGGTGATGAAACCCCAGAAAGACATGAATTCAGGTTTTTAGACAGCGGCAATATTGCGAGATGGCTGTGCGCCGATTCATCAGTGATCACCTGGGAGGGTCGAACTGCGTCTCTGTTTTTGCTGACAGACATCACTGATCGCAAGAATCTTGAAGAAGCCCTGGCTGCGTGCGAGTCAGACGCAAAGGTACTGAATGAACTTTTCGTAAGTCAGAACGAGCAGGTAGTCGTGGTCAATAGCATTGTGAGTGAACTCACTCGGTCTGATACCCAGGAGCAATGTTGTTCAACCCTTGCATCACTCTTATCCGGCAGTCTAGGCTTTGAAAAGGTCATTGTAGCTTTGAAGAAAGATGACGGTATCTTTGGAAACATCGACATAAGTGGGCTTGAAATGTCGCTGGGCGAGGTCGGAAATTGCCTGAAACGGGATGAGGCTTGTAAGCAATCGCTTCAGAGTGGACGACTGCTGCTGAAAAGTGATTTTCGGGACAGTGGCCCCTGTTGTTGGGACGATATTTTCTGTGATTGGACGATTTACCCGTTGAAAGGGCGATCGGAGATTCTTGGAGTAGTGATTCTGGACGCCTCGAAAACCGAGAACAGAGACACTGTCGGGCTTGTTCTCAATCAGGCCGGAGTGATTCTTGAAACATTGGGTTTGGCGGATTCGCTGGCCAAGACAAACGAGGAACTCAAGCGTTTTACTAATGAACTCGAGGAAGCCAGGATGGCCGCTGAGAGAGCAAACATTTCCAAGAGCCAGTTTCTTGCCAATATGAGTCATGAAATCCGTACCCCTATGAATGGCATAATCGGCATGACAGAACTCGCTCTGGGCACAGAACTCAGCGGTGAGCAAAAAGAATATCTCGAAGCTGTAAAAATATCGGGCGACGCTCTCCTGTCTTTGATCAACGATATTCTTGATTTCTCCAAGATGGAAGCAGGAAAATTCGATCTGATGTCCACTGATTTCAGTCTGAGGGATTGCCTGGGTAACTCTTTGAGCACACTTGCAAGTCAGGCGCACAAGAAAAAGATTGAACTTGCTTTTCATGTATTGCCTGAGACCCCGGATAACCTGAACGGGGACCCCGGCAGGTTGAGGCAGATTCTGGTCAATCTCATTGGTAACGCGATCAAATTCACCGAAAAGGGAGAGGTAGTGGTCCGTGTAGAGCCTGAGTCTGAGAGTGAAGACCATGTAGAGCTGCATTTCAAAGTGACTGATACGGGTGTTGGTATTCCTGCAAACCAACTGGGAAAAATTTTCAGGGCTTTTGAGCAGGTAGACTCCTCTAGCACGAGAGTACATGGAGGAACAGGGCTGGGCCTTACCATATCATCTCAACTGGTGGAATTAATGGAGGGTAGAATCTGGGTTGAGAGCAAACTCGGCGTGGGGAGCGTTTTTCATTTCACAGCCAGGTTTGGTATGGCTTCCCAACCCGTTCTTAAGCCTGTCCCGAGAGAAATATCCGTACTCGGAAATGTCCGTGTGCTCATCGTCGACGACAATGCTACCAACAGAACGATACTCGAGGAAACAGTCCGTTCATGGGGAATGCTTCCGACCGCAGTGGCTGACAGCGCCGAGGCTATGGCCGTCATAAGCGAAGCCGGCGTTTCCGGGCAGCCGTTTTCTCTTGCTCTTGTAGACTTTATGATGCCAGGGATGAACGGGTTTGAACTCGTGGAAGCCCTTAGCAGGTCAAAAACCCCAAACATCGACAAAATAATAATGTTAACTTCGGGTGGTCAGAGAGGTGACGCCGCCAAGTGCCAGGAACTCGGAATCTCAGCATACTTGATGAAGCCAATCAAACAGTCTGATCTTATGAACGCAATTCTGATGACAATGCAAAAATCCTCAGAAGCTCAAAGTCCTGCGCCATTGATAACCCGTCATTCGGTACGCGAGGCCATGCGTCGTACAAATATCCTACTGGCAGAGGATAACCCTGTGAATCAGAAGCTTGCCGTCAAGATTCTTGAGAAAATGGGTCACACGGTAACTGTGGCGGAGAATGGGCTAAAGGTGTTGGATCTTCTTGAAAAAGGCGCTTTTCAGATCATCCTTATGGATGTTCAAATGCCCGAAATGGACGGGTTTGAAGCCACAAGGCTTATTCGGGAAAAAGAAAAACTCACCGGTGGCCATATTCCAATAATAGCCATGACCGCTCATGCCATGACGGGGGATAGAGAGTGGTGCCTGGCCGGTGGAATGGACGATTACATTTCCAAGCCGATCAACAGGAACGAACTATCAGAGCGCATAGAAAAACTGGCCGGAGAGAATGACGCTTGCCATCGGAACTCTATTGCGTGTTCATTGACGGCGAGTGCGACGAATGGCGGCAAACTGGTTGACCAAGGGGCTCCCAGCACTGATCTCTTAAGATGA
- a CDS encoding PAS domain S-box protein, whose translation MMKANIREREQRFRAITDSALDAIILIDDRGEISFLNPASERIFGYNSSEVMGKNVHELLAPPKYHAAYRSAFKNFAVSGQGNALGRITQLVARRKYGEEFLIELSLSGFQMNGRWHGGSAGNSKRSSWSINGNQSYWEGNYNTCSVSCGGYTGIVIAQGFPDTKPACVLHKPYNMEALKKNSSN comes from the coding sequence ATGATGAAAGCGAATATTCGGGAGAGAGAACAGAGATTCAGGGCTATTACCGATTCTGCCCTTGACGCAATTATCCTGATTGATGACAGAGGGGAAATCTCTTTTTTGAACCCGGCCTCAGAGCGAATCTTCGGTTATAACTCTTCCGAGGTAATGGGGAAAAACGTCCACGAGCTGTTAGCCCCTCCGAAATATCACGCCGCTTACCGTTCTGCTTTCAAGAATTTCGCCGTATCCGGCCAAGGAAACGCATTGGGGAGAATTACACAGCTTGTTGCTCGTAGAAAATATGGAGAGGAGTTCCTGATAGAACTTTCCCTTTCCGGTTTCCAGATGAATGGTCGCTGGCATGGCGGAAGCGCTGGGAATAGTAAAAGGTCATCATGGAGCATTAATGGTAATCAGTCATATTGGGAAGGGAACTACAATACGTGTTCTGTTTCCTGTGGCGGATACACTGGAATTGTGATAGCGCAGGGCTTTCCCGATACTAAACCTGCTTGTGTTTTGCACAAACCCTATAATATGGAGGCATTGAAGAAGAACTCGAGCAATTGA